From a single Coriobacteriaceae bacterium genomic region:
- a CDS encoding sirohydrochlorin cobaltochelatase translates to MSDQMSRRSFMGAAATGAVALAGVALAGCSNTSASSEKSSEKEKAVKPVILVTSFGTSYNDSRHITIGAIEDAIREKYWQDYDIRRAFTAQIIIDKLKKRDGITIDNMTEALDRCVEDGVKEIVVQPTHLMGGLEYTDVKDELDKYADKFDKISLGDPLLTSDDDYKKVAAAIKENMASFDDGKTALCLMGHGTEADSNADYAKMQEVFKNEGLTQFFVGTVEAEPTCEDVIAAASAAGYKKAVLAPFMVVAGDHANNDMADETDPDSWAAKFVAAGFEVTCLLQGLGQNVAVDEIYVSHVDDAIAKL, encoded by the coding sequence ATGTCCGACCAGATGTCACGCCGCAGCTTCATGGGCGCCGCAGCAACCGGAGCCGTCGCGCTCGCCGGAGTCGCGCTCGCGGGCTGCTCCAACACCTCCGCGAGTTCCGAGAAATCGAGTGAAAAGGAGAAGGCCGTGAAGCCGGTCATCCTCGTCACGAGCTTCGGCACGAGCTACAACGACTCGCGCCACATCACCATCGGCGCCATCGAAGACGCTATCCGCGAGAAGTACTGGCAGGACTACGACATCCGCCGTGCCTTCACCGCGCAGATCATCATCGACAAGCTGAAGAAGCGCGACGGCATCACGATCGACAACATGACCGAGGCGCTCGACCGCTGCGTGGAAGACGGCGTGAAGGAAATCGTCGTGCAGCCGACGCATCTCATGGGTGGCCTGGAATACACCGACGTGAAAGACGAGCTCGACAAGTACGCCGACAAGTTCGACAAAATCTCGCTCGGCGACCCGCTGCTCACCTCCGACGACGACTACAAGAAGGTGGCCGCAGCCATTAAGGAGAACATGGCGTCCTTCGACGACGGCAAGACGGCGCTGTGCCTCATGGGCCACGGCACCGAAGCCGATTCCAACGCCGACTATGCCAAGATGCAGGAAGTGTTTAAGAACGAGGGCTTGACGCAGTTCTTCGTCGGCACCGTCGAGGCTGAACCGACCTGCGAGGATGTTATCGCCGCCGCGAGCGCCGCAGGCTACAAGAAGGCCGTGCTCGCGCCGTTCATGGTGGTCGCGGGCGACCACGCGAACAACGACATGGCAGACGAGACCGACCCCGACAGCTGGGCTGCGAAGTTCGTGGCCGCCGGCTTCGAAGTGACGTGCCTGCTCCAGGGTCTAGGACAGAACGTCGCGGTCGACGAAATCTACGTCTCGCACGTGGACGACGCCATCGCCAAGCTGTAA